One region of Planctomycetota bacterium genomic DNA includes:
- a CDS encoding Gfo/Idh/MocA family oxidoreductase encodes MAESKTGGMGRRGFLKAAAGAAATAGLLIVKPGAVRGLEANSKVEIGVIGCGGRGRWIANLFAQNGNYQIVAVHDYFPDRADGAGNDHNVAPERRHTGLGSYKDLLAGKVDAVAIISPPYFHPEQAAAAVEAGKHVYLAKPIAVDAPGCNLIGASGKKAAEKKRVFLVDFQTRVDPFYMEALKRVHEGAIGRFAFGEASYHCERFGAKGEDKTPEGRLRNWGFDKALSGDIITEQNIHTLDVMNWILQVPPLRAWGKGGRKVRVDVGDSWDHFVLVFEYPDDVAVSFSSRQFAGHGSQPDGIR; translated from the coding sequence ATGGCCGAATCGAAAACGGGCGGGATGGGCAGGCGTGGGTTTCTGAAGGCGGCGGCAGGGGCGGCGGCCACCGCGGGACTCCTCATCGTGAAGCCGGGCGCCGTCCGCGGCCTGGAGGCCAACTCGAAGGTCGAGATCGGCGTCATCGGTTGCGGCGGACGCGGACGATGGATCGCCAACCTGTTTGCCCAGAACGGCAACTACCAGATCGTGGCCGTCCACGACTACTTCCCCGACCGGGCCGACGGAGCCGGCAACGACCACAATGTCGCCCCCGAGCGCCGGCACACGGGCCTGGGGTCGTACAAGGACCTTCTGGCCGGTAAGGTCGATGCCGTCGCCATCATCAGCCCGCCGTACTTCCACCCGGAGCAGGCGGCCGCGGCCGTCGAGGCGGGTAAACACGTCTACCTGGCCAAGCCCATCGCGGTCGATGCGCCGGGCTGCAACCTCATCGGCGCCTCGGGCAAGAAGGCCGCCGAGAAGAAGCGGGTCTTCCTCGTGGACTTCCAGACGCGGGTCGACCCGTTCTACATGGAGGCGCTGAAGCGGGTGCACGAGGGGGCGATCGGCAGGTTCGCCTTCGGCGAGGCCAGTTACCACTGCGAGCGGTTCGGGGCCAAGGGTGAGGACAAAACCCCCGAGGGCCGCCTCCGCAACTGGGGCTTCGACAAGGCCCTCTCGGGCGACATCATCACCGAACAGAACATCCACACCCTCGACGTGATGAACTGGATCCTGCAGGTCCCGCCGCTGCGGGCCTGGGGCAAGGGCGGCCGGAAGGTCCGCGTCGACGTGGGCGACAGCTGGGACCACTTCGTCCTCGTCTTCGAGTACCCCGACGACGTAGCCGTGTCGTTCAGTTCGCGGCAGTTCGCCGGGCATGGTTCGCAGCCCGACGGCATCCGGAA